TTGAATACAGAAAACATTCTAAAGATACGGAGGAATCTGTTGTTTCAAAATCTTTGCCTCGCAGAATGAATGGAACTCTGGTAGAATGGAGTATCATTCCCTACGGGAGTGATGAGGTGAACAATGAAAAACTTGTTGAAGATAGCTGAAGAGTTTTCTCCTGCGCCGATTGGCAGGTACAGGAGTGACAGCAACAAAAGCGGAGAAGCGTTCCGTGATGACTTGCTGTTTCCACGCATTGACAAGGCAATCAGGGAAAATGATGTTCTGGTAGTGGATTTTGAGGGCATGGAAGGATTGACCTCATCCTTCTTGGAAGAGGCATTCGGCGGACTTATTAGTGTGAAAGGACTGTCTGCTGAGGCGGTTATTAAAGCACTGGAGTTCAGACCGGAAAACAGCTACTTTGATCCATACATTGAGAATGTAAGAGAATAC
This portion of the Candidatus Dadabacteria bacterium genome encodes:
- a CDS encoding STAS-like domain-containing protein; this encodes MKNLLKIAEEFSPAPIGRYRSDSNKSGEAFRDDLLFPRIDKAIRENDVLVVDFEGMEGLTSSFLEEAFGGLISVKGLSAEAVIKALEFRPENSYFDPYIENVREYIRDAQDQQ